A genomic segment from Nitrosopumilus sp. K4 encodes:
- a CDS encoding GTP-dependent dephospho-CoA kinase family protein, translated as MKLPDSLRDELKIPLGVLLLEKDATKQNIVKHIPENSFVITVGDRTTEKMIEFGLTPSLQIVDSQEKRVRRAPPKNSGIQTELTCDNPPAEITLESIETIKKAFSSKHPVRLTINGEEDLLVLPVCIYAPDNSVVMYGQPNEGLVIVQITPEIRNKTQRLLDLME; from the coding sequence GTGAAACTGCCTGATTCTCTTAGGGACGAACTCAAAATTCCTCTGGGGGTTTTATTGTTAGAAAAAGATGCTACAAAACAAAACATTGTCAAACACATCCCTGAAAATTCTTTTGTGATTACTGTTGGTGACAGAACAACTGAAAAAATGATTGAATTTGGATTAACTCCTTCTTTGCAAATTGTTGACAGTCAAGAAAAACGAGTTAGACGAGCACCTCCTAAAAATTCTGGCATTCAAACTGAGTTGACATGTGATAATCCTCCAGCTGAAATTACTTTGGAAAGCATAGAAACAATAAAGAAAGCATTTTCATCAAAACATCCAGTCCGATTAACCATTAATGGGGAAGAAGATCTATTGGTACTTCCAGTTTGTATCTATGCCCCTGATAATTCAGTTGTTATGTATGGCCAACCAAACGAAGGGTTAGTTATAGTCCAAATAACTCCAGAAATTAGAAATAAAACACAAAGACTACTTGATTTAATGGAATAA
- the spt4 gene encoding transcription elongation factor subunit Spt4: MAREMACRKCKFVTTGKVCPVCKSSDLTPDWTGVVLVVDPTNSEISKTLGITQKGKYAIKVT, translated from the coding sequence ATGGCTAGAGAAATGGCTTGTAGAAAATGCAAGTTTGTAACAACAGGAAAAGTTTGTCCAGTTTGTAAATCATCAGATTTAACACCTGATTGGACCGGAGTAGTCCTAGTAGTAGATCCTACAAATTCTGAGATTTCAAAAACATTAGGAATTACTCAAAAGGGCAAATACGCAATTAAAGTAACATAG
- a CDS encoding Mov34/MPN/PAD-1 family protein, giving the protein MEKIFLSESQKQFLSNHAENEKPNESCAILFGKIEGESSIVKEVFLAKNIEESPVNFTISNEQLIEGYKAAEQKKMDVVGIFHSHPKSISYPSNTDKKFMQSNPVVWIIYSGISKEFKAFVLDSEIIEIPIEFL; this is encoded by the coding sequence TTGGAAAAAATTTTCTTATCAGAGTCGCAAAAACAATTTCTTTCAAATCACGCTGAGAATGAAAAACCCAATGAATCTTGTGCTATTCTTTTTGGAAAAATTGAAGGAGAAAGCAGTATCGTGAAGGAGGTATTTCTTGCAAAAAACATTGAAGAGTCGCCAGTGAATTTTACAATTTCAAATGAGCAATTAATCGAAGGGTACAAGGCTGCAGAACAAAAAAAGATGGATGTGGTAGGCATATTTCATTCACACCCAAAATCAATTTCATACCCATCTAATACGGACAAAAAATTCATGCAAAGCAATCCAGTTGTTTGGATAATTTATTCAGGAATTTCAAAGGAGTTCAAGGCATTTGTATTAGATTCAGAGATCATTGAAATTCCAATAGAATTTCTATGA
- a CDS encoding cyclophilin-like fold protein: protein MTLVEIEIPNSSNIIIELNEKTSPNTVEQFISNLPFSLTLNVWGEEIYTSESPIDVSEENAKSPVSINDVAYWPSGKAICLFFGPTPIGKKGDITPASPVNVIGKIISPDKSILNIADGAQATFRLKS, encoded by the coding sequence ATGACTCTTGTAGAAATTGAAATTCCAAACTCATCAAACATAATTATAGAATTAAATGAAAAAACTTCTCCAAACACAGTAGAACAATTCATTTCAAACCTTCCTTTCTCTTTGACTCTGAATGTTTGGGGTGAGGAAATTTACACAAGTGAATCTCCTATTGATGTTTCAGAAGAAAATGCAAAATCTCCTGTATCGATAAATGATGTTGCCTATTGGCCATCTGGAAAAGCAATTTGTCTTTTCTTTGGTCCTACTCCTATTGGCAAAAAAGGGGATATTACCCCTGCATCTCCTGTAAATGTTATTGGAAAAATAATCTCCCCAGACAAATCTATACTGAATATTGCAGATGGTGCACAAGCAACTTTTAGATTAAAATCATAG
- a CDS encoding Mrp/NBP35 family ATP-binding protein, translated as MVGIDQVLEKLSTVIDPDLKKDIVSMGMIKDLELNDGNLKFTLELTTPACPFNVEIEDDVRKVIGEIEGLKNFDMNVTAKVMEGRSLDADTGMATVKNIIGVASGKGGVGKSTVSLNLALALSQTGAKVGLLDADIYGPSIPLMLGMKDGYMEVEDNKLQPAESNGLKVVSFGFFAEQAHQAAIYRGPIISGILKQFLVDTDWSDLDYLIVDLPPGTGDIPLTLAQTIPITGILVVTTPQDVASNVAVKAIGMFEKLNVPIIGVVENMSHFICPNCNDKHYIFGNGGAKKISEQFNIPFLGEIPLNSGIMSGSDTGKPIMISNPDSPSADAFRISAKNIAAQCSILATKLQQEMASEENSEPTPEASTSS; from the coding sequence ATGGTTGGAATAGACCAAGTCCTCGAGAAACTTAGCACCGTAATTGATCCAGACTTGAAAAAAGATATTGTTTCAATGGGAATGATTAAGGATTTAGAATTAAACGACGGTAATCTCAAATTTACCCTGGAACTTACCACTCCGGCATGTCCATTTAATGTGGAAATAGAAGATGATGTAAGAAAGGTAATCGGTGAGATTGAGGGTCTCAAGAATTTTGACATGAATGTTACTGCTAAAGTGATGGAGGGACGTTCACTTGATGCAGATACTGGCATGGCTACCGTCAAAAACATTATTGGTGTAGCTAGTGGAAAAGGCGGTGTTGGAAAGTCTACTGTCTCTTTGAATTTAGCTTTAGCATTATCTCAAACAGGCGCAAAAGTTGGATTGTTAGATGCTGATATCTATGGTCCAAGTATTCCGTTGATGCTTGGTATGAAAGATGGATACATGGAAGTAGAAGACAACAAATTACAACCAGCTGAATCTAATGGTCTTAAAGTAGTTTCTTTTGGTTTCTTTGCTGAACAAGCCCATCAAGCTGCAATTTACAGAGGTCCTATTATCTCTGGGATTTTAAAACAATTTTTAGTTGATACTGATTGGTCTGACTTGGACTATCTAATTGTAGATCTTCCTCCAGGTACTGGTGATATTCCCTTAACACTTGCACAAACAATTCCAATTACTGGAATTTTGGTTGTAACAACTCCTCAAGATGTGGCAAGTAATGTTGCAGTAAAAGCAATTGGTATGTTTGAAAAACTGAACGTCCCTATTATTGGTGTTGTAGAAAACATGAGTCACTTCATATGTCCAAATTGTAATGACAAACATTACATTTTTGGTAATGGTGGTGCAAAGAAAATCTCTGAACAATTTAACATTCCATTCTTAGGCGAAATTCCGTTAAATTCCGGAATTATGTCCGGCTCTGATACTGGCAAACCCATTATGATTTCAAATCCTGACTCTCCAAGTGCAGACGCGTTTAGAATTAGTGCCAAAAACATTGCTGCTCAGTGTAGTATTCTTGCAACAAAATTGCAACAAGAAATGGCCTCCGAAGAAAATTCTGAACCCACACCTGAGGCCAGCACTTCAAGTTAA
- a CDS encoding DNA-directed RNA polymerase, translating into MFSISTLVDVVRIPPSLFGTTLKKAAVNILKEKYESMINADLGYIIMILDAKVDEMGKMIAGDGGTFHKVEFEALTFYPKLQEIVQGEIVDITDFGAFVRIGPTDALLHLSQVMDDYLKSDVKSGMIIANQSGRTLKVGSTLRSRITAVSLGKAAAMGKIGITCRQPFLGADEWIQEEIKKASGGADDTTEEAKVEAS; encoded by the coding sequence TTGTTTTCTATATCTACCCTAGTTGATGTTGTTAGGATTCCACCAAGCCTGTTTGGAACCACACTCAAAAAGGCTGCAGTAAATATTCTCAAGGAAAAATACGAGAGTATGATTAATGCAGATTTGGGGTATATCATTATGATTTTAGATGCCAAAGTAGACGAGATGGGAAAGATGATTGCCGGAGATGGCGGAACATTTCACAAAGTTGAATTTGAAGCATTAACATTTTATCCAAAATTACAAGAAATTGTTCAAGGAGAAATTGTAGATATTACAGACTTTGGAGCATTTGTAAGAATTGGTCCTACAGATGCATTGTTACACTTGTCACAAGTTATGGATGATTATCTAAAAAGTGATGTAAAATCTGGAATGATCATTGCCAACCAAAGTGGAAGAACATTAAAAGTTGGTTCTACCCTTCGTTCAAGAATTACAGCTGTGTCATTAGGTAAAGCAGCTGCAATGGGAAAAATTGGAATCACATGCAGACAACCATTCCTTGGTGCAGATGAATGGATTCAAGAAGAAATTAAAAAAGCAAGTGGTGGTGCAGATGACACCACAGAAGAAGCAAAAGTAGAGGCAAGTTAA
- a CDS encoding heme o synthase encodes MGFNEIMEISKPRIVVLLVITAVTSMYAASKLVDGTPELGYWSYLHIIIAGALASAGSSALNHYYDKDIDPKMSRTSKRPIPSGRMAASHVLIYGLVVSCISVIYGFFTLNPVSAFFIALGIFSYVIIYTVWLKRLNTSNIVIGGIAGSAAAWAGWSAATGSMDLLGFLVGFLVFVWTPSHFWCLAMKIKDEYAQAEVPMLPVVIGMQKTSKYILANTIILLPYSLMLYAFGMGIVYTAIAAVSGGLMLAYHYKLTKTPTSEFAWKAYKVTAPYLTIIFVAVALDAAFHFRI; translated from the coding sequence TTGGGCTTTAACGAAATAATGGAGATATCTAAACCAAGAATTGTTGTACTCTTGGTAATCACTGCTGTAACTTCTATGTACGCTGCTAGTAAACTAGTGGATGGTACTCCTGAACTGGGTTATTGGTCGTACTTGCATATCATTATTGCAGGTGCTCTGGCATCGGCTGGTTCTAGTGCTTTGAATCATTATTATGACAAAGACATCGATCCAAAGATGAGCAGAACAAGTAAACGACCCATTCCTTCTGGAAGGATGGCAGCATCACATGTCTTGATTTATGGTTTGGTTGTGAGCTGTATTTCTGTTATCTATGGATTCTTTACATTAAATCCTGTTTCTGCATTTTTTATTGCATTAGGAATTTTCTCATATGTTATCATCTATACTGTTTGGCTAAAACGATTAAACACGTCAAATATTGTAATTGGTGGAATTGCTGGAAGTGCAGCTGCCTGGGCCGGATGGTCTGCGGCTACTGGTAGTATGGACTTGCTTGGATTCTTAGTTGGCTTTTTGGTTTTTGTATGGACTCCATCTCACTTTTGGTGTCTTGCAATGAAGATTAAGGATGAATATGCTCAAGCTGAAGTTCCGATGCTTCCTGTAGTTATTGGAATGCAAAAAACCTCAAAGTATATTTTGGCAAATACTATAATTTTACTTCCGTACTCTCTTATGCTTTATGCATTTGGTATGGGAATTGTGTATACTGCAATAGCTGCTGTGTCTGGAGGTCTGATGCTTGCATATCATTACAAATTAACAAAGACACCTACTTCTGAATTTGCATGGAAGGCATACAAAGTAACGGCTCCGTATCTTACAATCATTTTTGTAGCAGTGGCATTAGATGCCGCATTTCATTTTAGAATTTAG
- the nadC gene encoding carboxylating nicotinate-nucleotide diphosphorylase, translated as MLSFNSRKILSQFLDEDIGKGDITSSLLSKKRITARIISRENAIVAGIKYAKQIFEIKGCKVKILKKDGSNVKPNQTIMTITGNAGKILTCERTALNLLTRMSGIATQTNNLVKKIPNKKTRLYATRKTAPGLRIFDKEAVEIGGGEKHRLRLDEMVMIKDNHIAVSDSLESLIKKTKKRYQKFEVEVENTQDAVLAAKEGATIIMLDNFTPTQIKKTITTLKSNKLRDRVLLEASGGITSKNIANYGKTGVDIISVGSITNSVKGIDMSLEV; from the coding sequence ATGTTGTCATTTAATTCAAGGAAAATACTTTCACAATTTTTAGATGAAGACATAGGAAAAGGAGACATTACAAGCTCATTATTATCTAAAAAAAGAATCACTGCAAGAATAATTTCTAGAGAAAACGCAATTGTAGCAGGCATAAAATATGCAAAGCAGATTTTTGAAATCAAAGGATGCAAAGTAAAAATTCTAAAAAAAGATGGCAGTAATGTTAAACCAAATCAAACCATAATGACCATCACAGGGAATGCAGGAAAAATTCTTACGTGTGAGCGAACAGCCCTCAATTTGCTTACAAGGATGAGTGGAATAGCGACACAAACAAACAATCTTGTAAAAAAAATACCAAATAAAAAAACCAGGCTTTACGCTACAAGAAAAACAGCTCCAGGTCTTAGAATTTTTGACAAAGAAGCAGTAGAGATTGGAGGAGGTGAAAAACATCGACTCAGGCTAGACGAAATGGTGATGATAAAAGACAACCACATAGCTGTAAGTGACTCTCTTGAATCACTCATCAAAAAAACAAAGAAAAGATATCAAAAATTTGAAGTTGAAGTTGAAAATACACAAGACGCAGTTTTGGCTGCAAAAGAAGGAGCAACAATAATCATGCTAGACAATTTCACCCCAACACAAATCAAAAAAACAATTACGACACTAAAGAGCAATAAGCTCAGAGACAGAGTATTGCTTGAGGCATCTGGAGGAATTACCTCAAAAAACATAGCAAATTATGGGAAAACAGGAGTAGACATAATTTCAGTTGGCAGTATTACAAATTCCGTAAAGGGAATAGACATGAGTTTAGAAGTTTAA
- a CDS encoding zinc-ribbon domain-containing protein → MKPKSCRNCGKELWDDQIECPECGRSIEEEFEN, encoded by the coding sequence ATGAAACCAAAATCATGTAGAAACTGTGGAAAGGAGTTATGGGATGATCAAATTGAATGTCCAGAATGTGGTAGAAGTATAGAAGAAGAGTTTGAAAATTAG
- a CDS encoding sodium-translocating pyrophosphatase, with protein MELQEILPIGAGIASFLVAAGLVAWISKQPSGTKEMMEISNAVKVGAAAFLKREMKIIVPVAIALSVIIGAFLELSNGIAFAVGATLSAVAGLISLKITVKAAVRAAHLSSSGLGKTFAMAFRGGATVGLAVPAMALLAITGLYLIYPDPITIAGVGIGASLIALFIRIGGGIFTKAADMGADLVGKVEANIPEDDPRNPATIADNVGDNVGDAAGMGSDVYESYIVTILAALLIAALIGAPDLFLYPILIGASGMIASIIGVVIVGSKGVTDVMKPLNRSFYVSAAIAIGLNYVFTTQFLNSSASYALFGATVIGVILVPVIQKITDRYTNYKYGPVKEIADSAKWGYASLVLMGIIKGLQSTGPFMIALVVAIIISFSISSAAAPEGADPVLYGIFGTSLTAMAMLSLAGIVLSIDAFGPIADNAGGIVEMTGMGEENRKVTDEIDAVGNTTKAVTKGFAIASAALAALAMIQAFQFEASHVFEGILELDYSLTNPAVVVGLLVGGLIPFIITGQLINGVSRAAGKMVDEVRRQFKSDPEILTGKSKPDYAKCVDIATVASIKELYKPALIAIIAPIILGVILGPTAVAGLLMGSVVTGIFLAYHLANTGGAWDNAKKLVEMKGQKGSEEHKVAVVGDIIGDPYKDTAGPALNTVIKLLNTIAIVFVSAFVAILAI; from the coding sequence ATGGAACTACAGGAAATTCTGCCTATTGGGGCAGGCATTGCATCATTTCTAGTTGCAGCAGGACTTGTTGCCTGGATCTCAAAACAACCCTCTGGAACAAAAGAAATGATGGAAATCTCAAATGCAGTCAAAGTAGGTGCAGCAGCATTTCTTAAAAGAGAAATGAAAATTATTGTTCCAGTAGCTATAGCATTGTCAGTAATTATAGGTGCATTCTTGGAATTATCTAACGGTATTGCATTTGCAGTTGGGGCAACTTTATCTGCAGTTGCAGGACTTATCTCATTAAAAATTACAGTAAAGGCAGCAGTTAGAGCAGCTCATTTGAGTAGCTCCGGATTGGGAAAAACATTTGCAATGGCCTTTAGAGGTGGAGCCACAGTTGGCCTTGCAGTTCCAGCAATGGCATTATTGGCAATTACTGGTTTGTACTTAATTTATCCAGACCCAATCACTATTGCAGGTGTTGGTATTGGTGCCAGTCTAATTGCACTATTCATAAGAATTGGTGGTGGTATCTTCACCAAAGCTGCAGATATGGGTGCAGACTTGGTAGGAAAAGTTGAAGCTAATATTCCTGAAGATGATCCAAGAAACCCTGCAACAATTGCAGACAATGTTGGTGATAATGTTGGTGATGCAGCAGGAATGGGTTCTGATGTTTACGAATCTTATATTGTAACTATTTTGGCAGCACTCTTAATTGCAGCACTTATTGGAGCACCTGATTTGTTCTTGTATCCAATTTTAATTGGAGCATCTGGAATGATTGCATCTATTATTGGAGTTGTAATTGTTGGCTCTAAAGGCGTGACTGATGTTATGAAACCACTAAATCGTTCATTTTATGTCTCAGCTGCAATTGCTATTGGATTAAACTATGTATTTACAACACAATTTCTCAACTCAAGTGCATCTTATGCATTATTTGGTGCAACTGTAATTGGTGTCATTTTAGTTCCAGTCATTCAAAAGATTACTGATAGATATACAAATTACAAATATGGTCCAGTAAAAGAGATTGCAGACTCTGCAAAATGGGGTTATGCATCATTAGTTTTAATGGGAATTATCAAAGGATTGCAATCTACTGGTCCTTTCATGATTGCACTAGTTGTTGCAATTATTATTTCATTTAGTATCTCCTCAGCTGCTGCCCCCGAAGGTGCAGATCCTGTCTTATACGGAATATTTGGAACATCGTTGACTGCCATGGCAATGCTGAGTCTTGCAGGGATTGTTCTAAGCATTGATGCATTTGGACCTATTGCAGATAATGCAGGAGGTATTGTTGAGATGACTGGGATGGGTGAAGAAAATCGTAAAGTAACTGATGAAATTGATGCCGTAGGAAATACTACTAAAGCAGTAACAAAGGGATTTGCAATTGCCAGTGCTGCATTAGCTGCATTGGCCATGATTCAAGCTTTCCAATTTGAGGCATCTCATGTCTTTGAAGGTATTTTAGAATTAGATTACAGCTTAACAAATCCCGCAGTAGTAGTTGGATTGTTAGTTGGTGGTTTGATTCCATTCATCATTACTGGTCAATTGATTAATGGTGTATCTAGAGCAGCAGGAAAAATGGTGGATGAGGTTAGAAGACAATTCAAATCAGATCCAGAGATACTGACAGGAAAATCCAAACCCGATTATGCAAAATGTGTTGATATTGCAACCGTTGCATCTATCAAAGAACTTTACAAACCGGCATTAATTGCAATTATTGCACCTATTATCCTGGGTGTTATTTTGGGACCTACTGCAGTTGCAGGATTGTTGATGGGTTCTGTAGTTACTGGAATCTTCTTGGCGTACCACTTGGCAAATACTGGTGGTGCATGGGATAATGCAAAGAAACTTGTTGAAATGAAAGGTCAAAAAGGTTCTGAGGAACACAAAGTTGCAGTAGTTGGTGATATCATTGGTGACCCTTACAAAGACACCGCAGGGCCTGCACTAAACACTGTAATTAAACTGCTCAACACAATTGCAATCGTGTTTGTCTCTGCATTTGTAGCAATTCTTGCAATCTGA
- a CDS encoding DUF2024 family protein: MEIHVYDTYVKAADGHTMHFDVITGEKDHEKAIAYGKEWLKSIGEENAVMTQNECQFCHSQGAPEPVEQAIKENGYFIQKMEGCP, encoded by the coding sequence ATGGAAATTCACGTATACGACACCTATGTCAAAGCAGCTGATGGTCATACCATGCACTTTGATGTAATTACTGGTGAAAAAGACCATGAGAAAGCCATTGCATATGGTAAAGAGTGGTTAAAATCTATTGGTGAAGAAAATGCAGTGATGACACAAAATGAATGTCAATTCTGTCATTCCCAAGGTGCACCAGAGCCTGTAGAACAGGCAATTAAGGAAAACGGCTATTTTATCCAAAAAATGGAAGGCTGTCCTTAA
- a CDS encoding plastocyanin/azurin family copper-binding protein has product MSNWDLMMPGMGLTSIGLAGVVLSYSGIAHTFIDGMHALTGLTMFVGLIFLATGILDGGVSTSNRAKATTLVIVSIALGFGTFAFTMNSSNYTVTIAGILMAIAFPAILIAYIAMKKPEITKPFGAIVAIAGATGIIMWIAFGFVSPDTYLIDESATQIEEPSDAEITPTGPVFTINVLEGSAEQGSPDYEPDVSKVPKGHIVEWVNQDAMAHTVTSSADFGETFDSSLFESGEIFRLDTSELEIGEYEYMCVVHPWMVSTLIVEEPKENVVVTMPEGAGIQQIGQIYYDPEVIDIAAGTKVIWNNEDTTIHTVTSGTPDIGPDGLFDSDLVAAGDSFEYTFTESGKVDYYCIVHPWMVGTVNVE; this is encoded by the coding sequence ATGAGTAATTGGGACCTCATGATGCCAGGAATGGGACTAACATCCATAGGATTAGCAGGTGTTGTTCTTTCATACTCAGGAATTGCACATACTTTCATTGATGGGATGCATGCATTGACAGGTCTAACTATGTTTGTTGGACTAATCTTTCTTGCAACAGGTATTTTAGATGGAGGTGTTTCTACCAGCAATAGAGCAAAAGCAACTACTTTGGTGATTGTCTCAATTGCGCTAGGATTCGGTACTTTTGCATTTACTATGAACTCATCAAACTACACAGTCACAATTGCAGGAATTTTAATGGCAATTGCATTCCCAGCAATTTTAATTGCTTACATTGCAATGAAAAAGCCTGAAATTACAAAACCATTTGGTGCAATTGTTGCAATAGCAGGGGCAACAGGAATTATTATGTGGATTGCGTTTGGATTTGTATCTCCAGACACATATTTGATTGATGAATCAGCAACACAAATAGAAGAACCATCAGATGCAGAAATTACCCCAACAGGACCTGTGTTTACAATTAATGTATTAGAAGGTTCAGCAGAGCAAGGAAGCCCAGATTATGAGCCAGATGTATCTAAAGTTCCAAAAGGACACATTGTTGAATGGGTCAATCAAGATGCAATGGCTCATACAGTTACCAGTTCTGCAGACTTTGGAGAAACTTTTGATTCAAGTCTTTTCGAGTCGGGTGAAATTTTTAGATTGGACACAAGTGAATTAGAAATTGGCGAATACGAATACATGTGTGTTGTACATCCATGGATGGTTTCTACTTTGATTGTTGAAGAGCCAAAAGAGAACGTAGTAGTAACGATGCCAGAAGGGGCAGGAATTCAACAGATTGGACAAATCTATTATGATCCTGAAGTAATCGATATTGCTGCAGGGACCAAAGTTATTTGGAATAATGAAGACACAACAATTCACACAGTTACATCAGGTACACCAGATATAGGACCAGACGGATTATTTGATTCAGATTTAGTTGCTGCAGGAGATTCATTTGAATACACATTTACAGAATCTGGAAAAGTAGACTACTATTGTATTGTCCATCCTTGGATGGTTGGAACTGTTAATGTAGAATAA